One part of the Quercus lobata isolate SW786 chromosome 7, ValleyOak3.0 Primary Assembly, whole genome shotgun sequence genome encodes these proteins:
- the LOC115953770 gene encoding uncharacterized protein LOC115953770 isoform X1, which yields MAESLDDGEFWLPPEFLTDDDLATEKYETETHEATKGGLLSYEVPYMGFGSFGTSSDLSSPVESVVGSSETESDEEDYLVGLTRQMARSTLADPAFSSDKSKAWVVSGSPQSTLCGCRQGSSNGSPNGPSQVSNPAATWDLLYAAAGEVARMRTSEEMQSLNHGRGGLFGPPRKLQPSPITVPVKNNSNADVGFLSRQSLSHQQLQQFQQLRHQQMIKQQGSSAVWGGQAKASGRYQQRQTQQVVQNQNRARTSTEFVGGRNGHPLGLSPSAWPPLQQAQQQQQPPPPQNLHNGSAMRAVFLANPGGKRESAGTGVFLPRRVDSPSDTRRKLGCSTVLLPARVVQALNLNVEDMMVGQPQVQSRFSANCTPDTDAVAIRLRSNNAMPHHQRRNLRPQQEMNHEIRLPQEWTY from the exons ATGGCTGAGAGTTTAGACGACGGTGAGTTTTGGCTCCCACCTGAGTTCCTTACTGATGACGACTTAGCCACGGAAAAGTATGAAACGGAAACTCATGAGGCCACGAAGGGTGGTCTTCTTTCTTACGAGGTCCCATATATGGGATTTGGGTCTTTTGGGACTTCGTCGGATCTCAGTTCTCCGGTTGAGTCCGTGGTCGGTTCGAGCGAGACAGAAAGTGACGAAGAGGACTATCTCGTTGGCTTGACTCGTCAAATGGCTCGCTCAACACTCGCCGACCCTGCTTTTTCGTCTGACAAGTCCAAG GCTTGGGTTGTGTCCGGTTCGCCACAATCGACCCTATGTGGGTGCAGGCAGGGCTCGAGCAACGGAAGTCCGAACGGCCCTTCTCAGGTCTCGAACCCAGCGGCGACTTGGGATCTGCTTTACGCTGCAGCAGGGGAAGTGGCTAGGATGAGAACGAGTGAAGAGATGCAGAGTCTCAACCATGGCAGAGGAGGTCTATTTGGTCCACCAAGGAAACTCCAACCCTCTCCAATCACTGTTCCAGTCAAGAACAACTCCAACGCAGACGTTGGATTTTTATCTCGCCAATCACTTTCTCACCAGCAGTTGCAA CAGTTTCAGCAGCTGAGACACCAGCAGATGATTAAGCAACAGGGCTCCTCGGCGGTATGGGGGGGACAAGCCAAAGCGAGTGGAAGATACCAACAGAGACAGACTCAGCAAGTGGTCCAGAACCAGAACAGAGCAAGGACAAGCACCGAGTTCGTTGGTGGCAGAAATGGTCATCCTCTGGGTTTGTCACCATCTGCATGGCCTCCTCTGCAACAAGctcagcagcagcaacaaccaccaccaccacagaaTCTGCACAATGGGTCTGCCATGAGAGCTGTCTTTCTTGCAAACCCAGGTGGTAAAAGAGAGAGCGCTGGCACCGGTGTGTTCTTGCCTCGCCGAGTTGATAGTCCATCAGATACTCGCCGAAAGCTAG GGTGTTCGACTGTTTTACTCCCAGCGAGAGTGGTGCAGGCACTGAACTTGAACGTGGAGGACATGATGGTTGGTCAGCCCCAAGTTCAGTCTCGTTTTAGTGCAAATTGTACTCCAGACACTG ATGCTGTTGCTATAAGGCTAAGGAGTAACAATGCTATGCCTCACCATCAAAGGCGCAACCTACGGCCGCAGCAAGAAATGAACCATGAGATCCGGCTACCGCAGGAGTGGACTTACTGA
- the LOC115953770 gene encoding uncharacterized protein LOC115953770 isoform X2 yields the protein MAESLDDGEFWLPPEFLTDDDLATEKYETETHEATKGGLLSYEVPYMGFGSFGTSSDLSSPVESVVGSSETESDEEDYLVGLTRQMARSTLADPAFSSDKSKAWVVSGSPQSTLCGCRQGSSNGSPNGPSQVSNPAATWDLLYAAAGEVARMRTSEEMQSLNHGRGGLFGPPRKLQPSPITVPVKNNSNADVGFLSRQSLSHQQLQFQQLRHQQMIKQQGSSAVWGGQAKASGRYQQRQTQQVVQNQNRARTSTEFVGGRNGHPLGLSPSAWPPLQQAQQQQQPPPPQNLHNGSAMRAVFLANPGGKRESAGTGVFLPRRVDSPSDTRRKLGCSTVLLPARVVQALNLNVEDMMVGQPQVQSRFSANCTPDTDAVAIRLRSNNAMPHHQRRNLRPQQEMNHEIRLPQEWTY from the exons ATGGCTGAGAGTTTAGACGACGGTGAGTTTTGGCTCCCACCTGAGTTCCTTACTGATGACGACTTAGCCACGGAAAAGTATGAAACGGAAACTCATGAGGCCACGAAGGGTGGTCTTCTTTCTTACGAGGTCCCATATATGGGATTTGGGTCTTTTGGGACTTCGTCGGATCTCAGTTCTCCGGTTGAGTCCGTGGTCGGTTCGAGCGAGACAGAAAGTGACGAAGAGGACTATCTCGTTGGCTTGACTCGTCAAATGGCTCGCTCAACACTCGCCGACCCTGCTTTTTCGTCTGACAAGTCCAAG GCTTGGGTTGTGTCCGGTTCGCCACAATCGACCCTATGTGGGTGCAGGCAGGGCTCGAGCAACGGAAGTCCGAACGGCCCTTCTCAGGTCTCGAACCCAGCGGCGACTTGGGATCTGCTTTACGCTGCAGCAGGGGAAGTGGCTAGGATGAGAACGAGTGAAGAGATGCAGAGTCTCAACCATGGCAGAGGAGGTCTATTTGGTCCACCAAGGAAACTCCAACCCTCTCCAATCACTGTTCCAGTCAAGAACAACTCCAACGCAGACGTTGGATTTTTATCTCGCCAATCACTTTCTCACCAGCAGTTGCAA TTTCAGCAGCTGAGACACCAGCAGATGATTAAGCAACAGGGCTCCTCGGCGGTATGGGGGGGACAAGCCAAAGCGAGTGGAAGATACCAACAGAGACAGACTCAGCAAGTGGTCCAGAACCAGAACAGAGCAAGGACAAGCACCGAGTTCGTTGGTGGCAGAAATGGTCATCCTCTGGGTTTGTCACCATCTGCATGGCCTCCTCTGCAACAAGctcagcagcagcaacaaccaccaccaccacagaaTCTGCACAATGGGTCTGCCATGAGAGCTGTCTTTCTTGCAAACCCAGGTGGTAAAAGAGAGAGCGCTGGCACCGGTGTGTTCTTGCCTCGCCGAGTTGATAGTCCATCAGATACTCGCCGAAAGCTAG GGTGTTCGACTGTTTTACTCCCAGCGAGAGTGGTGCAGGCACTGAACTTGAACGTGGAGGACATGATGGTTGGTCAGCCCCAAGTTCAGTCTCGTTTTAGTGCAAATTGTACTCCAGACACTG ATGCTGTTGCTATAAGGCTAAGGAGTAACAATGCTATGCCTCACCATCAAAGGCGCAACCTACGGCCGCAGCAAGAAATGAACCATGAGATCCGGCTACCGCAGGAGTGGACTTACTGA